CATGGCAAAAATTTATCGCGACGCGGATGCGGATTTGAAGTACCTTGACGGGAAGACTGTATGTATAATCGGATACGGAAGTCAGGGACACGCCCACGCCCTGAACCTGAAGGATTCTGGGGTTAACGTGGTTGTCGGACTGCCTGAGTGGGACAAGGCAACATGGGAGAGGGCCGAGAAGGACGGGATGGTTGTTAAAAAGCTTAGCGAGGCTGCTGATGGAGCAGATGTGATAGCGATGCTCATTCCCGATATGGTCCAGCCTGCTGTGTACAGAGAGCACATTCAGGACAAGCTGAAGGAAGGTGCGATGCTAATGTTCGCCCACGGCTTCAACATCCACTACAACCAGATTGTTCCGCCTGAGTACGTGGATGTGGCAATGGTTGCACCCAAGGGGCCTGGGCCACTGGTAAGGAGAATGTACGTTGAAGGTAAGGGCGTGCCGTCTTTGGTTGCGGTTGAGCAAAACTACACTGGCAAGGCTCTCGAAGTCGCCCTCGCCTACGCAAAGGGAATTGGAGCGACGAGAGCAGGTGTCATAGAGACGACCTTCAAAGAGGAAACGGAAACCGACTTGTTCGGAGAGCAGGTTGACCTTTGCGGTGGAGTTGCGGAGATGATAAAGATGTCCTTCGAAACCTTGGTCGAGGCGGGCTACCAGCCCGAAATAGCCTACTTTGAGGTTCTGCACGAGCTCAAGCTCATCGTCGACCTGATTTACGAGGGCGGAATTTACAACATGTGGAGTGCTGTTAGCGAGACTGCCAAATACGGAGGAATGACGAGAGGAAAGAGAATCTTCACAGAGCAGACGAGAGAAGAGATGAGAAAGATCCTGAAGGAAATTCAGACCGGTGAATTCGCGAGAGAGTGGATTCTCGAAAACATGGCGGGAAGACCGGTTTACAACAAACTGCTCCAGATGGAAAGGGAGCATCCGATAGAGAAAATCGGAAAAGAGCTAAGGGCTATGATGCCCTGGCTCAAAAAGGACTAATACACCTCTGCTTTCCCAACAAGCTCCTTTATCAAATTTTTTATAAACCTGCAGTTGTCGCTTTCCTTCAAAGCATCATTGGAAAAGATGTCTGCCGAGAAGAAGGCCATGTTTCCTTTTCTAACCCCAAAAACCACGTTTTTGCCAGTTCTGAAAGTTATGTCCCCAAGCAATACCTTCGTGTTTCTGTTCCCGTTAAGGATTACCTCGCACTCCTCATCAACCTCCATATGGTATGGATGGAGGAGCTTTATTACGTCAACACCTCTGAAGTACTCAAGCTTGCCCCTCATTGCAGAGGCGTTGAGCTCAAGGCAATCCGCGACGGGCAAGAGATTCTCCGAAAGGCGAATCGGAACGTTATTGTTCAAAACATGGAAAACCAAAATCTTGCTTTTTGCGAGCCGGGAAATAGCGGGAATTTCGGAGAACTCTACGGGTTTTAGGAAAAAAATGATTTCGTACGAGAACTCGATTCTGCTCAATTCCGCAATATCCGTCGAAATCTGCCCCGAATAGTCCACATGATAGTCATTTATCAGGCACTCCTCAAGCTCCTTGTAGCGATGCCACTCACCATCCTCGGCAATCAGCAGTACTGATAGCATGCACTATCATCCGAACATGGCTACAAATGCTTTTCCAAGTTCGGTCAGGAATATGCTGAGGTTCTTCCCCTTTCTTTCGGTAACAACAAGCCCATCTTCCTCAAGACCGTTGAGGTGGTAGCTCATTCTCGCCCTCTGTGCCATGTACTTCTTCTGCTCCTCAAGTTTCCCTTCTACGAGCTCGATTAGCTTGTTGATTGAGTCCACACTCCCGCCTTCCCTCTCAAGCGCCCTCAAAATTTCAAGTTTGTCCTCGTTGACTTTCTTTATTGGAGGGGTGGGTATTTCAATGACCGAGTCGCCTTTTTTGGTATATATTTTGCTTTCAGAAATCTGGGCGGAAATGAAACAGGCGAGGCAGGTAAGCTTGTCCGAGTCTGTGATGTTGAAAAGCACCGTGTTTCCTGCATCAACCTCCTTTCTCACGGTCCTGAGTATGTCCACAACAGCCTCATACACGCCGTCACTTTTAAGCTCTAGAACCTCAACTTCAACCAGGGAGCTAAGCGTTCCCTTAACCTCATCAACGTACTTCTTAGACTCCTCGCTGTCAAATATTAGGTATGCCTTATGAATCGGATGTCCACTCATTTTCACACTGTCCACAATTTCAGCGGTGTTTGATTCAACTGAAATGACATGCACGAAACTTACCATAGCACTAAAAAAGTTTTGTTGTTTAAAAAATTTTCTATTATAGAGCGCCAGAGTTTACGAGAGAGTCGTAAGGTCAATACTAAAAAGTAGTTGACAAAGCCATGCAAAGGTTCGTCCCCAATCTATGCCTGAGACCGGCCCAATCGGCGCGGGCGATTAGTGACCGCGGGCTGAACGGCTCGCCGAAGCTCGCCGCTTACACCCCGGTCCTATCAACCCCGTCTTTTACGGGAGCCCTTAATGGGCGGCTCTTTTCGGGGGCGGTTTCAGGCTTAGATGCTTTCAGCCTTTAACCGCGTGGCGCGTAGCTGCCCGGCGATGCCCTGCCGGACAACCGGTAAACCAGTGGCGCCGGAGGCTCGTTCCTCTCGTACTAGAGCCTCCTTCCCCTCAGCCGCCCTGACACCCCCGTTAGATAGCAACCGACCTGTCTCACGACGGTCTAAACCCAGCTCACGATCCCCTTTAATAGGCGAACAACCTCACCCTTGGCCGCTGCTGCACGGCCAGGATGGGGAGAGCCGACATCGAGGTAGCAAGCCCCCGGGTCGATATGTACTCTCGCCGGGGACAACTCTGTTATCCCTGGGGTAGCTTTTCTGTCGTCACCCGGCCTCACCAAAAGGCCAGGGTGGTTCGCTAGGCCCGCCTTTCGGCTCGTGAACCCTTATTTTGCGGGTTCACGTCAGGCCGGCTTTTGCCCTTGCACTCTACGGCGGATTTCTGACCCGCCTGAGCCGACCTTTGGGCTCCCCCGATACCTTTTCGGGGGAGTGGCGCCCCACCCAAACTGCCCACCTACCGATGTCCTCCCAGCGGGAGTTAGCTCCACAGCTGGAGGTGGGCGGTGTCTCATCGACGGCTCCACCCCGCCCGGAGACGGGGCTTCGAAGCCTCCCGCCTACCCTGCGCACCCCCAGCTGTGGAGCAACGGCAGGCTGCAGTAAAGCTCCACAGGGTCTTCGCTTCCCAACGGGGGTCCCCAGACTCTTCACTGGGATGTCGGGTTCGCCGGCTTCCGGCCGGGGACAGTGGGGGAGTCGTTAATCCGTTCATGCAAGCCGCCAATTAAGCGGCAAGGTATTACGCTACCTTAAGAGGGTCATAGTTACCCCCGCCGTTTACGGGCCCTTCGCCCGGTTGTACCCTGGTTTCAGGTACCCGCACTGGGCAGGACTCAGGGGCTGTAC
The nucleotide sequence above comes from Archaeoglobus fulgidus DSM 4304. Encoded proteins:
- a CDS encoding DUF6293 family protein, encoding MVSFVHVISVESNTAEIVDSVKMSGHPIHKAYLIFDSEESKKYVDEVKGTLSSLVEVEVLELKSDGVYEAVVDILRTVRKEVDAGNTVLFNITDSDKLTCLACFISAQISESKIYTKKGDSVIEIPTPPIKKVNEDKLEILRALEREGGSVDSINKLIELVEGKLEEQKKYMAQRARMSYHLNGLEEDGLVVTERKGKNLSIFLTELGKAFVAMFG
- the ilvC gene encoding ketol-acid reductoisomerase codes for the protein MYLTDAATRSMAKIYRDADADLKYLDGKTVCIIGYGSQGHAHALNLKDSGVNVVVGLPEWDKATWERAEKDGMVVKKLSEAADGADVIAMLIPDMVQPAVYREHIQDKLKEGAMLMFAHGFNIHYNQIVPPEYVDVAMVAPKGPGPLVRRMYVEGKGVPSLVAVEQNYTGKALEVALAYAKGIGATRAGVIETTFKEETETDLFGEQVDLCGGVAEMIKMSFETLVEAGYQPEIAYFEVLHELKLIVDLIYEGGIYNMWSAVSETAKYGGMTRGKRIFTEQTREEMRKILKEIQTGEFAREWILENMAGRPVYNKLLQMEREHPIEKIGKELRAMMPWLKKD